One genomic segment of Anaerobiospirillum thomasii includes these proteins:
- a CDS encoding NADH:ubiquinone reductase (Na(+)-transporting) subunit B gives MKKVAPMFEKGGVLEKFYPLYEATFTLLYTPGTVTKGQTHVRDFIDLKRIMIIVWFAVFPAMFYGWYNVGAQTVMAIASMPNGAEIASASYALVSENYHYAIIQMLGASLGTDAGICSKMIIGAVYFLPVYLVVFAVGAFWEVLFCLVRGHEVNEGFFVTSILFALILPPTIPLWQAALGISFGVVIAKEIFGGTGRNFMNPALAGRAFLFFSYPANISGTNCWVPVDGFSGATPLAQWSEGGESALVNFAGEKISWMDAFLGNIPGSMGEVSTLMILVGGLIIVATGIASWRIMAGVVIGAFLCSSMFNAIGSETNNMFSMTIIWHIVLGGFAFGMIFMATDPVSSSFTNSGKWAFGILIGVMVVLIRVVNPAYPEGMMLAILFANCFAPLFDYLATQRNIKRRLARAKA, from the coding sequence ATGAAAAAAGTAGCACCTATGTTTGAAAAGGGTGGTGTGCTTGAGAAGTTCTACCCTCTTTATGAAGCTACTTTCACCTTACTTTATACCCCAGGTACAGTAACTAAGGGTCAGACTCACGTACGTGATTTCATTGACTTAAAGCGTATTATGATTATTGTCTGGTTTGCCGTGTTCCCTGCCATGTTCTATGGCTGGTACAACGTTGGTGCTCAGACAGTTATGGCAATTGCCTCCATGCCAAATGGCGCCGAGATTGCTTCAGCATCATATGCTCTGGTTTCTGAGAACTACCACTATGCCATCATTCAGATGTTAGGCGCATCATTAGGTACTGATGCCGGTATCTGCTCCAAGATGATTATCGGTGCAGTATACTTCCTGCCTGTATATCTGGTTGTGTTTGCAGTTGGTGCTTTCTGGGAAGTTCTGTTCTGTCTGGTCAGAGGCCACGAGGTTAACGAGGGTTTCTTCGTAACATCTATCCTCTTTGCTCTGATTCTGCCTCCAACAATTCCTCTGTGGCAGGCTGCCTTAGGTATTTCCTTTGGTGTAGTTATTGCCAAGGAAATTTTCGGTGGTACCGGACGTAACTTCATGAACCCTGCCTTAGCTGGCCGTGCATTCTTATTCTTCTCCTATCCTGCCAATATTTCAGGTACCAACTGCTGGGTTCCAGTAGATGGCTTTTCCGGTGCCACTCCTCTGGCACAGTGGTCAGAAGGTGGCGAGAGCGCACTTGTAAACTTTGCCGGCGAGAAGATCTCATGGATGGATGCCTTCTTAGGTAACATTCCAGGTTCCATGGGTGAGGTTTCAACACTTATGATCCTGGTTGGTGGCCTTATCATCGTTGCAACTGGTATTGCCTCATGGCGTATCATGGCCGGTGTAGTAATTGGTGCCTTCCTGTGCTCATCAATGTTCAATGCCATCGGTTCTGAAACCAACAATATGTTTTCAATGACAATCATATGGCACATCGTATTAGGCGGTTTCGCCTTCGGTATGATTTTCATGGCTACAGATCCAGTATCAAGCTCCTTTACCAACAGCGGTAAGTGGGCCTTTGGTATCCTGATCGGTGTCATGGTAGTGCTCATCCGCGTTGTAAACCCTGCATACCCAGAGGGTATGATGCTGGCAATCCTGTTTGCAAACTGCTTTGCACCACTGTTTGATTACCTAGCAACACAACGCAACATCAAGAGGAGACTTGCTCGTGCCAAAGCTTAA
- a CDS encoding Na(+)-translocating NADH-quinone reductase subunit A — protein sequence MINIKKGLDLPLSGKPQQVIGQAPAVSHVALLGTDYHGLRPSMAVEVGNTVKKGQVLFEDKKNPGTRFTAPASGKVVAVNRGERRAFQSVVIEVDASAKGVEFKKTPKEKLTDLTPSEVIDELVESGMWTAFRTRPFDKIPSVKSLPHSIFVTAMDTEPGSADAKVVIDRESEAFVNGLMVLSRLGDFKVYVCKDDRSLPTCNATNVEEVVFVGPHPAGLPGTHIHFVDPVSETKTVWHIGYQDVIAIGHLFVEGEYYNKRIIAISGPNAKEPRLVETLQGASVAELTANEIVESQYGVRVIAGSVLWGNKAVGPYAYLGRYHRQVSIIEEGTVNEFLGWLTPGFRRHSVSTAYASSLVKPASYIINTAVNGGSRSMVPIGTYEKVMPLDMEPTMLLRAIEINDVDQAKMLGILELAEEDVALCTYACPAKTDYGRLIRRSLTKIELEG from the coding sequence ATGATTAACATCAAAAAAGGATTGGATCTGCCACTTAGCGGTAAGCCACAGCAAGTGATTGGACAGGCTCCTGCGGTATCTCATGTTGCTCTTTTGGGCACTGATTACCACGGACTGCGTCCATCAATGGCTGTTGAAGTAGGCAATACCGTAAAGAAGGGACAGGTACTGTTCGAGGATAAGAAAAACCCTGGAACACGCTTTACCGCTCCTGCATCTGGCAAAGTAGTTGCAGTAAATCGTGGTGAGCGCCGTGCATTCCAGTCGGTAGTTATTGAAGTTGATGCCTCAGCAAAGGGTGTGGAATTTAAGAAGACACCAAAAGAGAAATTAACTGATCTTACACCAAGTGAAGTTATTGATGAGCTTGTAGAGTCAGGAATGTGGACAGCATTTAGAACACGTCCTTTTGACAAGATCCCATCAGTAAAATCACTGCCTCATTCAATTTTCGTCACCGCCATGGATACAGAGCCAGGCTCAGCTGACGCCAAAGTTGTAATCGACAGAGAGTCTGAGGCTTTTGTAAACGGTCTTATGGTTTTAAGCCGTCTTGGAGATTTCAAGGTTTATGTATGCAAGGATGACAGATCTCTGCCAACCTGCAATGCAACCAACGTTGAAGAGGTGGTTTTCGTAGGTCCTCATCCTGCAGGTCTGCCAGGCACTCACATCCATTTTGTTGATCCGGTATCAGAGACCAAGACTGTATGGCACATTGGCTATCAGGATGTTATTGCTATTGGTCATCTCTTTGTTGAGGGTGAATACTACAACAAGCGTATTATTGCCATCAGCGGTCCAAACGCAAAGGAACCAAGACTTGTAGAGACACTGCAGGGCGCATCAGTAGCTGAGCTTACAGCCAATGAGATTGTAGAGTCACAGTATGGCGTGCGTGTAATTGCCGGCAGTGTGCTGTGGGGCAACAAGGCAGTAGGTCCATATGCCTACCTTGGCCGTTATCACAGACAAGTTTCAATTATTGAGGAAGGTACTGTAAATGAGTTCTTAGGCTGGTTAACCCCAGGCTTTAGACGTCACAGTGTTTCAACTGCCTACGCATCATCATTAGTAAAGCCAGCATCATATATTATCAATACTGCTGTTAATGGTGGTTCGCGTTCTATGGTACCAATTGGCACATATGAGAAGGTCATGCCTTTAGATATGGAGCCTACTATGCTGCTTCGCGCCATTGAAATCAATGACGTAGATCAGGCCAAGATGTTAGGTATTTTAGAGCTCGCTGAGGAAGATGTTGCTCTTTGCACCTATGCATGTCCGGCCAAGACTGATTATGGTCGCCTGATTAGAAGAAGCTTAACCAAGATTGAACTGGAGGGTTAA
- a CDS encoding AmpG family muropeptide MFS transporter: MSEACTADTAVKTSVLRQIFSKKMAICIITGFGSGMPLFVLLNLLSAYLAKEGLDLNVIGAMSLIMFPYTWKFLWAPFVDRYTLFKGGRRKSWMLVTALLLTIAIGLMGLTPPKESIAFISLIAFFVAFISATQDIVLDAYRREILTDNELGLGNSIFVNSYKVSSLVPGGLSLILADFIAWDMVFFITALFMLPNVLLALFIKEPQVSVKQRSLKEAVVDPFREFIQRRGIKAALICVLFVFLYKLGDSMAVALATPFYIDLDYDLTTIGIVVKNVGLWSTVIGGLAGGVIMLKIGINRALWLFGLVQLVTILGFVLLAYMGRYGTPSILILSAVVCAEFLGAGLGTAAFVSYIARETNPLYTATQIALLTSLSAVPRTFCNATTGFLVEALGWERFFMLCTVLAIPGMLLLFYVAPFNQKDESVAGA, from the coding sequence ATGAGCGAGGCTTGCACAGCAGATACAGCAGTCAAGACTTCTGTATTAAGGCAGATTTTTTCTAAAAAAATGGCCATCTGTATTATTACAGGTTTTGGCTCTGGCATGCCTTTATTTGTTCTTTTAAATCTGCTGTCGGCCTATCTTGCCAAAGAGGGGCTTGATCTTAATGTCATAGGGGCCATGTCGCTTATCATGTTTCCCTATACCTGGAAATTTCTGTGGGCTCCCTTTGTAGATCGCTATACCCTGTTCAAAGGCGGCAGGCGTAAAAGCTGGATGCTTGTAACAGCACTGCTTTTAACCATTGCCATTGGCCTTATGGGTCTTACTCCTCCAAAAGAGTCTATTGCCTTTATCTCTCTTATAGCCTTTTTTGTAGCCTTTATCTCTGCTACACAGGATATAGTGCTTGATGCCTACAGACGTGAGATTCTAACTGATAATGAACTGGGGCTTGGTAATTCAATTTTTGTAAACTCCTATAAGGTCTCATCCTTAGTGCCAGGAGGTCTGTCCTTAATACTTGCAGATTTTATAGCCTGGGATATGGTCTTTTTCATCACTGCACTTTTTATGCTGCCCAATGTGCTTTTAGCTCTGTTTATAAAAGAGCCGCAGGTAAGTGTAAAGCAAAGATCGCTAAAGGAGGCGGTAGTTGATCCATTCAGGGAGTTTATTCAAAGGCGCGGTATCAAGGCAGCTCTGATCTGCGTGCTTTTTGTATTTTTATATAAACTTGGTGATTCTATGGCTGTGGCCCTGGCCACCCCTTTTTATATTGACCTTGATTATGATCTGACCACTATTGGCATAGTGGTTAAAAATGTAGGTCTGTGGTCTACTGTCATAGGTGGTCTTGCAGGCGGTGTTATCATGCTTAAAATAGGTATTAACAGAGCTCTGTGGCTTTTTGGCCTGGTGCAGCTTGTAACTATTTTAGGCTTTGTGCTTTTAGCCTACATGGGCCGATATGGTACTCCTTCAATTCTGATTTTATCTGCTGTGGTCTGTGCCGAATTTTTAGGTGCAGGCTTAGGAACAGCAGCCTTTGTCTCCTATATCGCCCGTGAGACCAATCCTTTGTATACAGCCACACAGATTGCACTTTTAACCTCACTCTCTGCCGTGCCACGCACATTTTGCAATGCCACCACAGGCTTTTTAGTTGAGGCTTTGGGCTGGGAGCGCTTTTTTATGTTATGTACTGTACTTGCCATTCCTGGTATGCTGCTTTTATTTTATGTAGCACCTTTTAATCAAAAGGATGAGAGTGTGGCAGGGGCCTAG
- a CDS encoding YajQ family cyclic di-GMP-binding protein has product MPSFDVVSEIKKDELQNAIENANRELSTRYDFRGTDAKFEYSKADSSVKLEADEEFQVQQMDEILLSKLVKRNIEVTAVDFGEITRSGKKSIQTVTFKQGIDKELGKKIVKKIKDAKIKVDAKMNDDTVRVTGKKRDDLQAVIALLRNEDMGQPLQFNNFRD; this is encoded by the coding sequence ATGCCATCATTTGATGTTGTATCAGAGATTAAAAAAGACGAATTACAGAACGCTATAGAAAACGCCAATCGTGAACTTTCCACCCGCTATGACTTTAGGGGGACTGATGCCAAATTTGAGTACTCAAAGGCAGACTCAAGTGTCAAATTAGAGGCTGATGAGGAATTTCAGGTGCAGCAGATGGATGAGATTCTGCTCTCTAAGCTCGTTAAAAGAAATATTGAGGTTACAGCTGTTGATTTTGGTGAGATTACACGCTCTGGCAAGAAGTCTATTCAGACAGTTACCTTCAAGCAGGGCATTGACAAGGAGCTTGGCAAGAAGATAGTCAAAAAGATTAAAGATGCCAAGATCAAGGTTGATGCCAAGATGAATGACGACACAGTGCGTGTTACCGGCAAGAAAAGAGATGATCTGCAGGCCGTGATTGCACTGCTGCGTAATGAGGATATGGGACAGCCTCTGCAGTTTAATAATTTCAGAGACTAG
- the dxs gene encoding 1-deoxy-D-xylulose-5-phosphate synthase produces MASDELQELGSTTHFLENISDASDLRAMRKRDLNGLCTEIRQCIIDTVSKTSGHFASGLGVVELTVALHYVYDTPDDVIIWDVGHQAYPHKILTGSKDRLHTIRHKDGLHAFIKRGETAYDHLSTGHASTSIGSAIGMAVANRNLGRKTKVVAVIGDGALSGGCAFEALNHAAEIEGIDLTVILNDNEMSISENVGTLSQGLSHLLSSQPYAKFVESGKKVLEIVPAVRDFALRAQEHAKGMLLPGTLFEEFGFNYIGPVDGHDLRRLIPILQNVKELGGLQFLHVLTTKGKGYAKAEEDPITYHGVPTFDPSKGIDTTVKKVDKSFSAVFGRWICDAAEKDSKITAITPAMRIGSALEEFAQRYPKNFFDVAIAEQHAVVFASGLAAGGMRPVVAIYSSFLQRAYDGVIHDIAIQNLPIMLAIDRAGLVGPDGATHQGAFDIGFLKIIPNFTIFCPSDAKELYMALNTAYGINGPTAVRYPRTNATGSLEGISLEDRIEIGRGRVLHQGSDVCVLAFGSLSVDYLTMCQEQGYTLCDMRFIKPLDTDLVLDMARSHRLVITAEDGCIEGGVGQDVSKIIFDDKCDCKVVNLGLPDKFIDEGTRGELLEFVGLDALSVYKRAQKELM; encoded by the coding sequence GTGGCATCAGATGAATTACAGGAGCTTGGCTCAACAACGCATTTTTTAGAGAACATTTCTGATGCTTCAGATCTTAGAGCGATGCGCAAAAGAGATCTTAATGGTCTGTGCACTGAGATAAGACAATGCATTATTGATACTGTAAGTAAAACCTCAGGTCATTTTGCCTCAGGACTAGGTGTAGTGGAGCTTACTGTAGCTCTGCACTATGTATATGATACACCTGATGATGTAATTATCTGGGATGTTGGTCATCAGGCCTATCCACACAAGATACTGACAGGATCTAAAGACAGACTGCATACCATAAGACATAAGGATGGTCTGCACGCCTTTATTAAAAGAGGCGAGACTGCCTATGATCATTTATCAACAGGTCATGCTTCAACCTCTATAGGTTCTGCCATAGGTATGGCTGTAGCCAACAGAAATTTAGGACGCAAAACCAAGGTTGTGGCAGTTATTGGAGATGGTGCCTTATCTGGAGGCTGTGCCTTTGAGGCTTTAAATCATGCCGCTGAAATTGAGGGTATAGATCTTACCGTTATTTTAAATGACAATGAGATGAGTATTTCTGAGAATGTAGGAACACTTTCACAGGGTCTGTCTCATCTGCTTTCATCTCAGCCTTATGCCAAATTTGTAGAGAGCGGAAAAAAGGTACTGGAAATAGTGCCGGCCGTGCGTGATTTTGCTCTGCGCGCCCAGGAGCATGCCAAGGGTATGCTGTTGCCAGGTACTTTATTTGAAGAGTTTGGCTTTAATTACATAGGCCCTGTAGATGGTCATGATTTAAGACGTCTTATTCCTATACTGCAGAATGTAAAGGAGCTGGGCGGTCTGCAGTTTTTACATGTACTGACTACCAAGGGCAAGGGTTATGCCAAGGCTGAGGAGGATCCTATAACCTATCATGGTGTGCCTACCTTTGATCCGTCCAAGGGTATTGACACTACCGTAAAGAAGGTGGATAAATCATTTTCAGCTGTATTTGGCAGATGGATCTGTGATGCGGCTGAAAAAGACAGCAAGATTACAGCTATTACACCAGCCATGCGCATAGGTTCAGCGCTTGAGGAGTTTGCCCAGCGCTATCCTAAGAACTTTTTTGATGTGGCAATTGCCGAGCAGCATGCTGTGGTCTTTGCCTCAGGTCTTGCTGCAGGTGGTATGCGTCCTGTGGTTGCCATCTACTCATCATTTCTGCAGCGTGCCTATGACGGTGTGATTCATGATATTGCCATACAGAATCTGCCTATAATGCTGGCCATTGACCGTGCAGGTCTTGTAGGTCCGGATGGTGCCACCCATCAGGGTGCCTTTGATATAGGCTTTTTAAAGATAATTCCAAACTTTACAATCTTCTGTCCATCAGATGCAAAAGAGCTGTATATGGCTTTAAATACAGCCTATGGCATAAATGGTCCTACGGCTGTGCGCTATCCGCGTACTAATGCCACAGGTTCACTTGAGGGTATTAGTCTTGAGGACAGAATTGAAATAGGAAGGGGCCGTGTGCTACACCAGGGCTCTGATGTCTGTGTGCTGGCCTTTGGTTCATTATCTGTAGATTATCTTACCATGTGTCAGGAGCAGGGTTATACGTTGTGTGACATGCGCTTTATCAAGCCTCTTGATACAGATCTTGTACTTGATATGGCCCGCAGCCACCGTCTTGTTATTACAGCTGAGGATGGCTGTATTGAAGGTGGTGTTGGTCAGGATGTGTCCAAGATTATCTTTGATGATAAGTGTGACTGCAAGGTTGTAAATTTAGGTTTACCTGATAAATTTATCGATGAGGGCACAAGAGGCGAGCTTCTTGAGTTTGTAGGTCTTGATGCCTTATCAGTATATAAAAGAGCACAAAAAGAGCTTATGTAG
- a CDS encoding farnesyl diphosphate synthase: MEFKEFFSLIRSRVDARLKIKIDSLDNDAADLKEAMTYGLMLGGKRSRPFLVYATAKALGLDFSEVDNAACAVECIHAYSLIHDDMPEMDNDELRRGLPSVHKKFGQATALLAGDALQTLAFEFLSDNKNNPCATIKMVSLLSTLAGYKGMCGGQAMDLAAEGCAVGLETMQLLHSKKTGALICASVLMAASLLDESERTTYDALHTYAKKVGVAFQIWDDVLDVIGDTSILGKKAGSDISLDKSTYPSLLGLDKARELAIKTASEAVEALDAVASDTSLLREFALFCVQRDH, from the coding sequence ATGGAATTTAAAGAGTTTTTTTCTCTGATCCGCAGCAGGGTTGATGCAAGGCTTAAAATTAAAATAGACAGTCTTGACAATGATGCTGCCGATCTAAAAGAGGCCATGACCTATGGTCTGATGCTGGGCGGTAAGAGATCACGTCCCTTTTTAGTATATGCAACTGCCAAGGCCTTAGGTCTTGATTTTAGTGAAGTTGATAATGCCGCCTGTGCCGTCGAATGCATTCATGCATACTCTTTAATTCATGATGATATGCCCGAGATGGACAATGACGAGCTGCGTCGCGGTCTGCCGTCGGTGCACAAGAAATTCGGTCAGGCAACAGCTTTGCTTGCAGGCGATGCGCTGCAGACTCTGGCCTTTGAATTTTTATCAGATAATAAAAATAATCCATGTGCCACTATTAAAATGGTGTCGTTGCTGTCAACACTTGCAGGTTATAAAGGCATGTGCGGCGGACAGGCCATGGATCTTGCTGCAGAGGGCTGCGCTGTAGGCCTTGAAACTATGCAGCTTCTGCACTCTAAAAAAACAGGAGCTCTTATCTGTGCTAGTGTGCTTATGGCAGCTTCACTGCTTGATGAGAGTGAGCGCACAACCTATGATGCTTTGCATACTTATGCCAAAAAAGTAGGTGTAGCCTTTCAGATCTGGGATGATGTGCTTGACGTAATTGGTGATACAAGTATTTTAGGTAAAAAGGCAGGCTCTGATATCAGTCTTGACAAGAGTACCTATCCAAGTCTTTTAGGTCTTGACAAGGCCAGAGAGCTTGCCATAAAGACTGCCAGTGAGGCTGTGGAGGCTTTAGATGCTGTTGCATCTGATACTTCCTTGCTAAGAGAGTTTGCTTTATTTTGTGTACAGAGAGATCATTAA
- the xseB gene encoding exodeoxyribonuclease VII small subunit, which yields MSETANVKMSSLEASLRELEELTAKIEYGELPVDEAIALYSQGMHKALACRKTLMEMKQKVMQTRAQAGEAMAALNESNGSDDVF from the coding sequence ATGTCAGAGACTGCCAATGTAAAAATGTCATCCCTTGAGGCTTCACTGCGTGAGCTTGAGGAGCTGACAGCAAAAATTGAGTATGGAGAGCTGCCTGTAGATGAGGCTATTGCCTTGTACTCACAGGGTATGCACAAGGCTCTTGCATGCCGCAAAACTCTGATGGAGATGAAACAGAAGGTCATGCAGACCAGGGCTCAGGCCGGTGAGGCTATGGCCGCTCTTAACGAGAGCAATGGCTCTGATGATGTATTCTAG
- the pheT gene encoding phenylalanine--tRNA ligase subunit beta — protein MKFNKNWLDEYVENNLSAQEVSDMITMAGLEVDSISPVAGCFDNVVVAEVLTCEDHPDSDHLHVTTVDCGESAPLQIVCGAKNCCKGLKVALAKIGATLPGDFKIKPAKLRGVESAGMLCSYKELGMAEESDGIIELPCDAPVGMSLREYLSLEDNTIEVDLTSNRPDCLSIRGIAREVGVLLSTDVKDVQVKTVESTIDDKFAVNVESFDDCPRYLCRVIKGVNQHATSPVWMTEKLRRCGIRSVSPIVDVTNYVMLELGQPLHSFDLDRLHGAITVRRGREDEKLTLLSGDEVELDANTLIIADDNGPLALAGIFGGLNSGINDNTCNVLLESAFFSPLAIKGRARHYGLNTDASHRFERGVDCEIQTLAMERATELLIAIAGGQAGEIVSCQRAHNIHDSHKVSLRRSRLDRVLGKVIDNDTVMNILKRLGLNPEFIKGATDAEDTFVTTCPSFRFDIAIEEDLIEEVARIYGYNNIENAPINNTLLMVERKESSLPLRSVRDELVALGYTEAITYSFTDPKVLNALGFDKGIKLCDPISPELSTMRETLLAGLAIAAKYNLNRQQKRIRLFETGLRYIADESAENGVRQEPMLALLCCGDVFSESWSVQSRQIDYYDVKGDFESLLDLTANKSSYSFVPTKAAYLHPGQGADIVLDGKVVGSLGIVHPQVQKELGFKSHVGVIEIELAALASRIVPVFSEISKFPSIRRDFAFVVSKEVRASDLSAAIVSELGSIVSDVNIFDVFEGESLGEDKRSIALSVTLQDKERTLEDGTVDELSQKIIALAEKSFAATLRS, from the coding sequence ATGAAATTCAATAAAAACTGGCTTGACGAGTACGTAGAGAATAATTTAAGCGCACAGGAAGTATCTGACATGATAACCATGGCAGGACTTGAGGTTGACTCAATCTCTCCTGTGGCAGGATGCTTTGACAATGTAGTTGTGGCAGAGGTTTTAACCTGTGAGGATCACCCTGATTCTGATCATCTGCATGTTACAACAGTAGACTGTGGTGAAAGCGCCCCTTTACAGATTGTATGCGGTGCCAAGAACTGCTGCAAAGGCCTTAAGGTGGCACTGGCCAAGATTGGTGCCACACTGCCAGGTGACTTTAAGATCAAACCTGCCAAATTACGTGGTGTAGAATCAGCAGGTATGCTCTGCTCCTACAAGGAGCTTGGCATGGCCGAGGAGTCAGATGGCATTATTGAGCTGCCATGCGATGCTCCTGTTGGCATGTCACTGCGTGAGTATCTGTCACTTGAGGATAACACTATTGAAGTTGATCTGACCTCAAACCGTCCTGACTGCCTGTCAATAAGAGGTATTGCCCGTGAAGTTGGTGTGCTCTTGAGCACCGATGTCAAGGATGTACAGGTCAAGACTGTAGAGTCCACCATTGATGACAAGTTTGCTGTAAATGTCGAGTCATTTGATGACTGTCCACGCTATCTGTGCCGTGTGATAAAAGGCGTCAATCAGCATGCCACATCACCTGTATGGATGACAGAAAAGCTGCGCCGCTGCGGTATACGCTCAGTATCTCCTATTGTTGATGTAACCAATTATGTCATGCTTGAGTTAGGTCAGCCTCTGCATTCATTTGATTTAGACCGTCTGCACGGCGCCATTACTGTAAGACGCGGCAGAGAGGATGAGAAGCTCACACTGCTCTCTGGCGATGAGGTTGAGCTTGATGCCAATACTCTGATTATTGCCGATGACAATGGTCCACTGGCTCTTGCCGGTATCTTCGGCGGTCTTAACTCAGGTATTAATGACAATACTTGCAATGTGCTTTTAGAGTCAGCCTTCTTCTCACCGCTTGCCATTAAGGGCAGAGCCCGTCACTATGGCCTTAACACTGATGCTTCACATCGTTTTGAGCGTGGTGTTGACTGTGAGATTCAAACTCTGGCCATGGAAAGAGCCACCGAGCTTTTAATTGCTATAGCCGGCGGTCAGGCAGGTGAGATTGTAAGTTGTCAGAGAGCACATAACATTCATGATTCACACAAGGTATCACTGCGCAGATCACGTCTTGACAGAGTGCTGGGCAAGGTCATTGACAATGATACAGTGATGAATATTCTAAAGCGCCTGGGGCTTAATCCTGAGTTTATCAAGGGGGCAACTGATGCTGAGGATACTTTTGTTACAACCTGCCCATCATTTAGATTTGATATTGCCATAGAAGAGGATCTTATCGAAGAGGTAGCCCGTATCTATGGTTATAACAATATTGAAAATGCACCAATCAACAATACACTGCTTATGGTCGAGCGCAAGGAAAGCTCACTGCCACTGCGCAGTGTACGTGATGAGCTCGTTGCTCTTGGTTATACTGAGGCTATTACCTATTCATTTACCGATCCAAAGGTTTTAAATGCCTTAGGATTTGATAAAGGTATAAAGCTTTGTGACCCAATTTCACCTGAGCTTTCAACTATGCGCGAGACATTACTTGCAGGTCTTGCCATTGCTGCAAAATACAATTTAAACCGTCAGCAAAAGCGTATACGTCTTTTTGAGACAGGTCTGCGCTATATTGCCGATGAAAGTGCCGAAAACGGTGTAAGACAGGAGCCTATGCTTGCTCTTTTATGCTGCGGCGATGTGTTCAGTGAGAGCTGGTCGGTACAGTCACGTCAGATTGATTATTATGATGTAAAGGGTGATTTTGAGTCACTGCTTGATCTGACTGCCAACAAGAGTAGCTACAGCTTTGTACCAACCAAGGCTGCATATCTGCACCCAGGTCAGGGCGCTGACATTGTGCTTGATGGCAAGGTTGTAGGTTCATTAGGTATTGTGCACCCTCAGGTACAAAAAGAGCTTGGCTTTAAGAGCCATGTAGGTGTGATTGAAATTGAGCTTGCCGCTCTTGCTTCACGCATTGTGCCTGTATTTAGCGAGATTTCAAAATTCCCGTCAATACGTCGTGACTTTGCCTTTGTGGTATCAAAGGAGGTCAGAGCATCCGATCTTAGCGCTGCTATTGTCAGTGAGCTTGGCTCAATTGTCAGCGATGTCAATATTTTTGACGTCTTTGAAGGTGAGAGCCTTGGTGAGGACAAAAGAAGTATTGCCCTGTCAGTTACACTGCAGGATAAGGAGCGTACTTTAGAGGATGGCACTGTAGATGAGTTAAGTCAGAAGATAATTGCTCTTGCTGAAAAATCATTTGCAGCCACACTGCGCTCTTAA
- the pheS gene encoding phenylalanine--tRNA ligase subunit alpha, which yields MDKLLEAKEQGIAAALRAQTLQELDAVRVEYLGKKGLFTEFMKELSKLSAEDRPKQGALINEAKSFVIKAIEDKKNAIEKALLDARLASEKVDITLPGRRQEVGNIHPVTRTIERITELFSTMGFVSVGGPEIEDDYHNFDALNLPPHHPARASHDTFMLENSLLLRSQTSSVQIRTMEKQQPPIRIIAPGRVYRNDYDMTHTPMFHQVEGLLVEEHTSFAELKGILYEFLRNFFEEELEVRFRPSYFPFTEPSAEVDVKRKGGKWLEVLGCGMVHPNVLKNVNIDPEKYVGFAFGMGVERLTMLRYGVNDLRAFFENDIRFIKQFA from the coding sequence ATGGATAAATTACTTGAAGCTAAAGAGCAGGGTATAGCAGCTGCTTTGCGTGCACAGACCTTACAGGAACTTGATGCCGTACGTGTTGAATATTTGGGCAAGAAAGGTCTGTTTACCGAATTTATGAAAGAGCTGTCAAAACTCAGTGCCGAGGACAGACCAAAGCAGGGTGCACTTATCAATGAAGCCAAAAGTTTTGTAATAAAGGCCATTGAAGACAAGAAGAATGCTATTGAAAAGGCATTACTTGATGCCAGATTAGCCAGTGAAAAGGTTGATATCACACTGCCTGGCCGTCGTCAGGAGGTTGGCAATATACATCCTGTCACCAGAACAATTGAGAGAATCACCGAGCTGTTTTCAACCATGGGCTTTGTGTCAGTAGGCGGTCCTGAGATTGAGGATGACTATCATAACTTTGATGCGCTCAATCTGCCTCCGCATCATCCGGCCCGTGCCTCTCATGATACCTTTATGCTTGAGAACTCACTGCTGTTAAGATCGCAGACCTCATCAGTACAGATAAGAACCATGGAGAAGCAGCAGCCTCCTATACGCATTATTGCCCCAGGCCGTGTATACAGAAATGACTATGACATGACCCATACTCCTATGTTCCATCAGGTTGAGGGTCTGCTTGTTGAGGAACACACTTCATTTGCCGAGTTAAAGGGCATTCTTTATGAGTTTTTAAGAAACTTCTTTGAGGAGGAGCTTGAGGTACGTTTCCGTCCTTCATACTTCCCGTTCACCGAGCCTTCAGCTGAGGTTGATGTAAAGCGCAAAGGCGGCAAGTGGCTTGAGGTTTTAGGCTGCGGTATGGTGCATCCTAATGTGCTCAAAAATGTAAATATAGATCCTGAAAAATATGTAGGCTTTGCCTTTGGTATGGGTGTTGAGCGTCTGACTATGCTGCGCTATGGCGTAAACGATCTGCGCGCCTTCTTTGAAAATGACATCCGTTTTATAAAGCAGTTTGCCTAA